One Stenotrophomonas oahuensis genomic region harbors:
- the tsaB gene encoding tRNA (adenosine(37)-N6)-threonylcarbamoyltransferase complex dimerization subunit type 1 TsaB, producing MKLLAFETATEACSVAVYVDGQVHERFELAPRRHAELSLPWAEQLLAEAGVARSQLDAIALGRGPGAFTGVRLAIAIAQGIALALDRPLIPVSTLQALALRAPAGHDQVLSSIDARMGEVYVARQVRVDGVWQLQGEEVVCAPDAVELPDGSRWFGVGTGFGAADGLLATRLADQLDGVDAQALPRASDVLALAVPMFERGEVTAPERVEPAYLRNNVALTLVEQQAARAAKQG from the coding sequence ATGAAACTGCTCGCCTTTGAAACCGCCACCGAAGCCTGTTCCGTTGCCGTCTACGTGGACGGCCAGGTGCATGAGCGCTTCGAGCTGGCTCCGCGTCGTCATGCCGAGCTGAGCCTGCCCTGGGCCGAGCAGCTGCTGGCAGAGGCGGGCGTGGCGCGTTCGCAGCTGGATGCAATCGCATTGGGCCGCGGGCCCGGCGCATTCACCGGTGTTCGTCTGGCCATTGCCATTGCCCAGGGCATCGCGCTGGCGCTGGACCGTCCGCTGATTCCGGTCTCCACCCTGCAGGCCCTGGCGCTGCGCGCGCCGGCGGGGCATGACCAGGTGCTCAGCAGCATCGACGCACGCATGGGTGAGGTCTATGTGGCCCGACAGGTGCGGGTGGACGGCGTGTGGCAGTTGCAGGGCGAGGAGGTCGTGTGCGCTCCGGACGCGGTGGAGCTGCCTGACGGCAGCCGCTGGTTCGGGGTGGGCACCGGCTTCGGAGCGGCGGACGGCCTGCTGGCCACTCGCCTGGCAGATCAACTGGACGGCGTGGATGCGCAGGCATTGCCGCGCGCCTCTGATGTGCTGGCGTTGGCAGTGCCGATGTTCGAGCGCGGCGAGGTCACCGCGCCTGAGCGGGTTGAGCCTGCCTACCTGCGCAACAACGTCGCCCTGACCCTGGTTGAACAGCAGGCCGCGCGCGCCGCCAAGCAAGGGTAA
- a CDS encoding response regulator, which translates to MARIVLIEDSPTDRAVFTQWLEKAGHEVLVADNAEDGVKLVHECAPQLVLMDVVLPGMSGFQATRGLKRDAATKDIPVIIVSTKAMDTDRAWGLRQGASDYMVKPPREEELLARINELVAVA; encoded by the coding sequence ATGGCTCGTATCGTTCTGATCGAGGATTCACCGACCGACCGGGCGGTGTTCACGCAATGGCTGGAAAAGGCCGGGCATGAAGTACTGGTCGCAGACAATGCCGAGGACGGCGTCAAGCTGGTGCACGAATGTGCACCGCAGCTTGTGCTCATGGACGTGGTCCTGCCTGGCATGAGCGGTTTCCAGGCGACGCGTGGGCTCAAGCGCGACGCGGCCACCAAGGACATCCCGGTGATCATTGTCAGCACCAAGGCCATGGACACCGACCGCGCCTGGGGGCTGCGCCAAGGGGCCAGCGACTACATGGTCAAGCCGCCGCGCGAAGAGGAACTGCTGGCGCGGATCAATGAACTGGTGGCGGTGGCCTGA
- a CDS encoding energy transducer TonB: MTATAAPLLPHQTRESQRLGATLALSALVHGLLILGVGFAVSDKAALVPTLDVIFSQTQTALTPKQADFLAQANQQGGGDHDTAQRPRDNQTGIVPQPQAGLSPVPQQRQDAARPPPPQARVVATRNSPDTVADAQSQPLPEEPRPDAPMTAREQRDAEMARLAAEVHLRSAQYAKRPNRKFVSASTREYAYANYLRAWVDRAERVGNLNYPDEARQRRLGGQVVITVGVRRDGSVESARILRSSGTPLLDEAALRVVRLAQPYPPLPESKDDVDILQVTRTWMFLPGGELRDDR; this comes from the coding sequence ATGACTGCGACGGCCGCCCCCCTGCTGCCCCACCAGACCCGCGAGTCGCAGCGACTGGGGGCGACGCTCGCGCTGTCGGCGCTGGTCCACGGCCTGCTGATTCTGGGCGTTGGCTTTGCGGTCAGCGACAAGGCCGCACTGGTGCCGACGCTGGACGTGATCTTCAGCCAGACCCAAACCGCGCTGACCCCGAAACAGGCGGACTTCCTGGCCCAGGCCAACCAGCAGGGCGGCGGTGACCACGACACCGCGCAGCGTCCGCGCGACAACCAGACCGGGATCGTGCCGCAGCCGCAGGCCGGGCTTTCACCGGTACCGCAGCAACGACAGGACGCAGCCCGTCCGCCGCCGCCCCAGGCACGGGTGGTCGCCACCCGCAACAGCCCGGACACCGTGGCGGACGCGCAGTCACAGCCCCTGCCGGAGGAGCCGCGACCCGACGCACCGATGACCGCGCGCGAGCAGCGCGATGCCGAGATGGCGCGCCTGGCCGCGGAGGTCCACCTGCGCTCGGCGCAGTACGCCAAGCGCCCGAACCGCAAATTCGTTTCCGCCAGCACCCGCGAGTACGCCTACGCCAACTACCTGCGCGCCTGGGTCGACCGCGCCGAGCGCGTCGGCAATCTGAACTATCCGGACGAGGCACGGCAGCGCCGGCTGGGCGGCCAGGTGGTGATCACCGTGGGCGTGCGCCGCGACGGCAGCGTGGAAAGCGCGCGCATCCTGCGCAGCAGCGGCACCCCGCTGCTGGATGAAGCCGCACTCCGCGTGGTACGCCTCGCCCAGCCCTACCCGCCCCTGCCGGAGAGCAAGGACGACGTGGATATTCTGCAGGTCACGCGGACCTGGATGTTCCTGCCGGGTGGTGAGTTGCGCGACGACCGGTAG
- a CDS encoding response regulator, with translation MTENMAAGGELAGLEGLRVMVIDDSKTIRRTAETLLKREGCEVVTATDGFEALAKIADQQPHIIFVDIMMPRLDGYQTCALIKGNQLFKSTPVIMLSSKDGLFDKARGRIVGSEQYLTKPFTREELLGAIRTYVNA, from the coding sequence ATGACTGAAAACATGGCTGCGGGTGGGGAACTCGCAGGGCTCGAAGGGTTGAGAGTCATGGTCATCGACGATTCGAAGACCATTCGCAGGACCGCTGAAACACTGCTCAAGCGCGAAGGCTGCGAGGTGGTGACCGCGACCGATGGTTTCGAGGCGTTGGCCAAGATCGCCGACCAACAGCCGCACATCATCTTCGTGGACATCATGATGCCGCGCCTTGACGGCTATCAGACCTGCGCGCTGATCAAGGGCAACCAGCTGTTCAAGTCCACGCCGGTGATCATGCTGTCCTCCAAGGACGGCCTGTTCGACAAGGCGCGTGGGCGCATCGTGGGCTCGGAGCAGTACCTGACCAAGCCTTTCACGCGGGAAGAACTGCTGGGTGCCATCCGCACATACGTAAACGCCTGA
- a CDS encoding ATP-dependent DNA helicase has translation MIGLAHASRDALSEGGALASHLDAFVARPAQLRLTAAIADAFEQRDVLLAEAGTGTGKTFAYLVPALLSGLKIIISTGTRALQDQLYHRDLPRVRAALGVGHSSALLKGRANYLCRYRLQQARGEPRFSNLEQVAQFQRILAWSGRTQHGDMAELDALPEDSPLLPLVTSTVDNCLGTDCPFWSDCFVVQARQRAQAADVVVVNHHLLLADLALKQEGFGEILPGAQAFVIDEAHQLPELAANFFGEGFGMRPWQELARDCLAESRSVAGAQAALQGPAGTLEQTLRELRTAMEGLPGRGTQWRALAVPQVRDGFDAAMSALVGLRDVLDGVREASPGLDACRARAVEAVSRLSRWLGEDAPLLDFEADPAPPPDSGDVLWYELTPRGFRCQRTPMDVSGPLREHRQRSMAAWVFTSATLTVDGHFEHIAQRLGLEDPITLLQPSPFDWERQALCYLPTGLPDPAARGFGTALIAALTPVLQASEGRAFLLFASHRALREAAEALRDGPWPLFVQGEAPRATLLQRFRDSGNGVLLGSASFREGVDVVGDALSVVVIDKLPFAAPDDPVFEARLEAIRRDGGNPFRDEQLPQAVIALKQGVGRLIRSETDRGVLVLCDPRLTTRGYGRIFMDSLPPFRRTRALADVQAFFAPQWAPVASGPDPVHAADSADAPFPTSLF, from the coding sequence ATGATCGGTCTTGCCCATGCCAGCCGCGATGCGCTCAGCGAGGGCGGCGCGCTTGCCAGCCACCTGGATGCCTTTGTCGCCCGCCCCGCGCAGCTGCGACTGACCGCCGCCATCGCCGACGCGTTCGAACAGCGTGACGTGCTGCTGGCCGAAGCCGGTACCGGCACCGGCAAGACCTTTGCCTATCTCGTGCCGGCCTTGCTGTCGGGGCTGAAGATCATCATCTCCACCGGTACCCGGGCGCTGCAGGACCAGCTTTACCATCGCGATCTGCCGCGCGTGCGTGCGGCGTTGGGTGTAGGCCACAGCAGTGCGCTGCTGAAAGGGCGCGCCAACTACCTGTGCCGCTATCGCCTGCAGCAGGCACGCGGCGAGCCGCGTTTCAGCAATCTGGAGCAGGTGGCCCAGTTTCAGCGCATCCTGGCATGGTCGGGGCGCACCCAGCACGGCGACATGGCCGAACTGGATGCCTTGCCGGAAGATTCGCCGCTGCTCCCGCTGGTGACCTCCACGGTGGATAACTGCCTCGGCACCGACTGCCCGTTCTGGTCGGACTGCTTCGTGGTGCAGGCGCGGCAACGGGCGCAGGCCGCCGATGTGGTGGTGGTCAACCATCACCTGCTGCTGGCCGACCTGGCATTGAAGCAGGAAGGCTTCGGCGAGATCCTGCCGGGCGCGCAGGCGTTTGTGATCGACGAGGCCCACCAGTTGCCGGAGCTGGCCGCCAACTTCTTTGGTGAGGGCTTCGGCATGCGGCCGTGGCAGGAGCTGGCCCGCGACTGCCTGGCCGAAAGTCGCAGCGTGGCCGGCGCACAGGCCGCGTTGCAGGGGCCGGCGGGCACCCTTGAGCAGACCCTGCGCGAACTGCGCACGGCGATGGAAGGCCTGCCCGGGCGCGGCACCCAGTGGCGGGCGTTGGCGGTACCGCAGGTGCGCGACGGTTTCGATGCCGCGATGAGCGCTCTGGTGGGCCTGCGCGATGTGCTGGACGGCGTACGCGAGGCCTCGCCTGGATTGGATGCCTGCCGCGCGCGCGCGGTGGAGGCGGTGTCGCGCCTTTCACGTTGGTTGGGCGAGGACGCGCCGCTGCTGGATTTCGAAGCCGATCCGGCCCCACCGCCAGACAGTGGGGACGTGCTCTGGTACGAGCTCACCCCGCGCGGCTTCCGCTGCCAGCGCACGCCGATGGATGTGTCCGGGCCGTTGCGCGAACATCGCCAGCGTTCCATGGCCGCCTGGGTGTTCACCTCCGCGACGCTGACGGTGGATGGTCACTTCGAGCACATCGCCCAGCGCCTGGGTCTGGAAGACCCGATTACGCTGCTGCAGCCCAGCCCGTTCGATTGGGAACGACAGGCCCTGTGTTACCTGCCCACCGGCTTGCCGGACCCGGCCGCGCGCGGCTTTGGCACCGCGCTGATCGCGGCGCTGACCCCCGTGCTGCAGGCCTCGGAGGGGCGCGCATTCCTGTTGTTCGCCTCGCATCGCGCGCTGCGCGAGGCGGCCGAGGCGCTGCGCGACGGCCCGTGGCCGCTGTTCGTACAGGGTGAGGCACCGCGCGCCACGCTGCTGCAACGGTTCCGCGACTCAGGTAATGGCGTGCTGCTGGGGTCGGCCAGCTTCCGCGAAGGCGTGGACGTGGTCGGTGACGCCCTGAGCGTGGTGGTGATCGACAAGCTGCCGTTTGCCGCGCCGGATGACCCGGTGTTCGAGGCGCGGCTGGAGGCGATCCGTCGCGACGGGGGCAATCCGTTCCGCGACGAGCAGCTGCCGCAGGCGGTCATCGCGCTCAAGCAGGGTGTGGGACGGCTGATCCGCAGTGAGACCGATCGGGGCGTGCTGGTGCTGTGCGACCCGCGCCTGACCACGCGCGGCTATGGGCGGATCTTCATGGATTCGTTGCCGCCGTTCCGCCGTACGCGGGCGCTGGCCGATGTCCAGGCCTTCTTTGCGCCACAATGGGCACCCGTCGCTTCCGGGCCGGACCCGGTGCATGCCGCCGACAGTGCCGATGCTCCGTTCCCGACCTCCCTGTTCTGA
- the gshB gene encoding glutathione synthase produces the protein MPLNVIVVMDPIAHIKIAKDTTFAMLLEAQRRGHALHYVSPGGLALRDGVAVARTAPLQVRDDKADWFTLGEFSQTTFGPGQVVLMRKDPPVDAEFIYDTQVLAVAQQAGALVVNDPQGLRDYNEKLAALLFPQCCPPTLVSRRHADLKAFVLEHGQAVLKPLDGMGGRSIFRSGSGDPNLNVILETLTDGERKLALAQKFIPDITAGDKRILLVDGEPVDYCLARIPQGDEFRGNLAAGGRGEGRPLSERDRWIAAQVGPEMKRRGMRFVGLDVIGDYLTEVNVTSPTCVRELDAQFGLNIAGTLFDAIEASLPR, from the coding sequence ATGCCGTTGAACGTCATCGTGGTGATGGATCCCATCGCCCACATCAAGATCGCCAAGGACACCACGTTCGCCATGCTGCTGGAGGCCCAGCGCCGTGGCCATGCCCTGCACTACGTCAGCCCCGGAGGACTGGCCCTGCGCGATGGCGTGGCCGTGGCCCGCACCGCGCCCCTGCAGGTCCGCGACGACAAGGCCGACTGGTTCACCCTGGGCGAGTTCAGCCAGACAACCTTCGGCCCCGGCCAGGTGGTGCTGATGCGCAAGGACCCCCCGGTCGACGCCGAATTCATCTACGACACCCAGGTGCTGGCAGTGGCCCAGCAGGCCGGGGCGCTGGTGGTCAACGACCCGCAGGGCCTGCGCGACTACAACGAAAAGCTGGCCGCCCTGCTGTTCCCGCAGTGCTGCCCGCCGACCCTGGTCAGCCGCCGCCACGCCGACCTGAAGGCCTTCGTGCTCGAACACGGCCAGGCGGTGCTGAAGCCGCTGGACGGCATGGGCGGGCGCTCGATCTTCCGCAGCGGCAGCGGCGACCCGAACCTGAATGTAATTCTGGAAACGTTGACCGACGGCGAGCGCAAGCTGGCCCTGGCGCAGAAGTTCATCCCCGATATCACGGCCGGTGACAAGCGCATCCTGCTGGTCGATGGCGAACCGGTGGATTACTGTCTGGCCCGCATCCCGCAGGGAGACGAGTTCCGCGGCAATCTGGCCGCCGGCGGCCGCGGCGAAGGCCGCCCGCTGAGCGAGCGCGACCGCTGGATCGCTGCACAGGTCGGCCCGGAAATGAAACGCCGCGGCATGCGATTCGTCGGCCTGGACGTGATCGGTGACTACCTCACCGAAGTGAATGTCACCAGCCCTACCTGCGTGCGCGAACTGGACGCCCAGTTCGGTCTGAACATCGCCGGCACCCTGTTCGACGCCATCGAGGCCAGCCTGCCACGATGA